In the Candidatus Electrothrix sp. GW3-4 genome, one interval contains:
- a CDS encoding N-acetyltransferase — MNNCTTDCRCNTAPGVMRVPIRPARMSDVKDIHNLLQQFAAKGLLLGRSISSLYDQLRDFIVLDDNGIQGVCALHISWENLAEIRSLAVAEQHQGKGIGRQLVHSCLDEAQSLEIGQVFTLTYQAAFFSKLDFHPIEKNDLPHKIWSDCLQCPKFPDCDEEALIWRAKKKTGI; from the coding sequence ATGAATAATTGTACAACAGATTGCAGATGCAACACTGCACCGGGCGTCATGAGGGTCCCCATCCGTCCGGCCCGGATGAGCGATGTCAAGGATATCCACAACCTCTTGCAGCAGTTTGCCGCCAAGGGCCTGCTTCTGGGCCGCTCCATCAGCTCGCTCTATGACCAGTTGCGCGACTTTATTGTCTTGGACGATAACGGCATTCAGGGCGTCTGCGCCCTCCATATCTCCTGGGAAAATCTGGCAGAGATACGCTCGCTGGCCGTTGCGGAACAACACCAGGGCAAGGGGATTGGCAGGCAACTGGTGCATTCCTGCCTTGATGAGGCGCAAAGCCTGGAGATAGGCCAGGTCTTTACCCTGACCTATCAAGCTGCCTTTTTCAGTAAGCTCGATTTTCATCCTATAGAAAAGAATGATCTCCCCCATAAAATATGGAGCGATTGTCTTCAATGCCCAAAGTTTCCCGACTGTGACGAAGAGGCCCTGATCTGGAGAGCAAAGAAGAAAACAGGAATATAG